One Lactobacillus crispatus DNA segment encodes these proteins:
- a CDS encoding M57 family metalloprotease, with protein sequence MKRFFKLLRNVLLLALIALGVWTYQNNPNIRIATQDSLATLSYRINELLTNETTISPNNEKKTTNIKTDTDKTENDDSSDNRVWSNPEAKVYIDISNNAQLRSAAVNAMNAWNRTGAFTFHQINDKKDAQIVINTVDNSDTNAAGETATTYNPATGHLLKATVNLNRYYLQNEWYGYSYNRIVNTAEHELGHAIGLNHTNNVSVMYPKGSIYTIQPQDIKTVKKIYHENN encoded by the coding sequence ATGAAAAGATTTTTTAAATTACTGAGAAATGTTCTCTTGCTTGCTCTTATCGCTCTTGGCGTTTGGACTTATCAGAACAATCCCAATATTCGTATCGCAACGCAAGACTCCCTAGCTACACTTAGCTATCGAATTAACGAACTTCTAACTAACGAAACGACCATTTCTCCCAATAACGAAAAAAAGACTACTAATATCAAAACTGACACAGATAAAACAGAAAATGACGATTCTTCAGACAATCGTGTATGGTCAAATCCTGAAGCTAAGGTTTATATCGATATTAGCAATAATGCTCAACTAAGATCAGCTGCAGTCAATGCAATGAACGCTTGGAATCGTACCGGTGCTTTTACTTTTCACCAAATAAATGATAAAAAAGACGCTCAAATCGTCATTAATACAGTCGATAATAGCGACACTAATGCCGCAGGAGAAACAGCAACTACCTATAACCCTGCTACAGGACATTTGTTAAAGGCCACGGTCAACTTGAACCGTTACTATTTGCAAAACGAATGGTATGGTTACAGTTACAATCGAATCGTTAATACTGCTGAACACGAATTAGGCCACGCAATTGGCTTAAACCACACTAATAATGTCTCAGTCATGTACCCAAAGGGTTCGATCTATACGATTCAACCGCAAGATATTAAAACTGTTAAAAAGATCTACCACGAAAATAATTAA
- a CDS encoding histidine phosphatase family protein, translated as MKRIYIVRHGQTYINRYNKMQGWCDTPLTTPGIEGAEEAGKALSEVPFDIALSSDLKRASDTCEIIMKYNANKDELQHIASPFFREQFYGYFEGMDSEMAWRMIGGSHGYGTRQEMFAHESIDTIKDWIKEADPYHQAENAEEYWARLDDGFKLISQLDGAENILLVTHGFTIRSLWYRYGDHIPLVPGPKNASITIMTMSEKGEIKIPKWNLMHL; from the coding sequence ATGAAAAGAATTTATATCGTCCGTCACGGTCAAACTTATATCAATCGCTACAATAAGATGCAAGGTTGGTGTGACACACCATTAACTACACCAGGAATTGAAGGCGCTGAAGAAGCTGGTAAAGCTTTAAGCGAAGTACCTTTTGACATTGCATTGTCTAGTGATCTTAAGAGAGCAAGTGATACCTGTGAGATCATCATGAAATATAACGCCAACAAAGACGAATTGCAGCACATCGCTAGTCCATTTTTCAGAGAACAATTCTACGGCTACTTCGAAGGAATGGATTCCGAAATGGCTTGGCGAATGATTGGTGGCAGTCACGGCTACGGAACACGGCAAGAAATGTTTGCTCATGAGAGCATCGATACTATTAAGGATTGGATTAAAGAAGCCGATCCTTATCACCAAGCAGAAAACGCTGAAGAATATTGGGCTCGTCTTGATGATGGTTTTAAATTAATCAGTCAATTGGATGGCGCTGAAAACATTCTGCTAGTTACTCACGGCTTCACTATTAGAAGTCTCTGGTATCGTTATGGTGACCATATTCCTTTGGTTCCAGGTCCTAAGAATGCTTCAATCACTATTATGACAATGAGTGAGAAAGGCGAAATTAAGATACCTAAGTGGAATTTAATGCATTTATAG
- a CDS encoding TcaA 3rd/4th domain-containing protein, whose translation MKKHKKIWISGVIILLIGIAWLIGNFYYTKERQIDRIVAKMQDPKTELAQYVTASTPDMDVTDKSLKPLQNYFKEHHSAAKRLAYNLRHNRDHGEIRLIQDGRNFLLFPKYKLWIQVYRPQVKTNHANSTLTVNQKDYGEMEGGNQNYYQDLGMVFPGRYHILVKSKVNGRHLDADSIVNIWSDKTVDMKIKTATFQVRSVPNGTIYINDRKAGKLNQHGSYTFKDYPIAKRMEIYIKSKADGQTIKSERVTDLSQSISSEFSNSEDDVTDYDGTAEYQGNGEKDVYQDAEGDYIVNPIWPGLIKVGDAAKLLYNTLKSPNADDFENGKENADYKKIAKQLKEWHKKKSIKKLSVKIKVLSVLPGKRNYSRINYEVTFIKKYKDKSKKKERLSYQNAVFHQKDGKQLIQTLGDCKLIKTKTSD comes from the coding sequence ATGAAAAAACATAAGAAAATTTGGATATCGGGAGTTATTATCCTGTTAATTGGTATTGCATGGCTAATTGGCAATTTTTATTACACTAAAGAACGTCAAATTGACCGCATTGTAGCTAAAATGCAGGATCCTAAAACTGAGCTGGCTCAGTATGTCACGGCTTCAACGCCTGATATGGATGTGACAGATAAATCGCTGAAGCCGCTTCAAAATTACTTTAAAGAGCATCACAGTGCAGCTAAACGTTTAGCCTATAATTTGCGCCATAATCGCGATCATGGTGAAATCAGACTGATTCAAGATGGACGCAATTTTTTGCTTTTTCCAAAATATAAGTTGTGGATACAAGTATATCGCCCACAGGTGAAGACCAATCACGCTAATTCAACTTTGACGGTTAACCAAAAGGATTATGGTGAAATGGAAGGTGGCAATCAGAATTACTATCAAGATTTAGGTATGGTCTTTCCTGGTCGCTATCATATATTAGTTAAATCTAAGGTTAATGGTCGCCATTTAGATGCTGATTCGATTGTTAACATTTGGTCAGATAAGACTGTTGATATGAAGATCAAAACGGCCACTTTCCAAGTGCGCAGCGTTCCTAATGGTACGATCTATATCAATGATCGTAAGGCGGGTAAATTGAACCAGCATGGTAGCTATACTTTCAAGGATTATCCGATTGCTAAGCGAATGGAAATCTATATTAAGAGTAAGGCAGATGGTCAAACTATTAAGTCCGAAAGGGTAACGGATTTGTCGCAATCGATTAGTTCAGAATTTTCTAATAGTGAGGATGACGTCACTGATTATGATGGTACTGCTGAATATCAAGGCAATGGCGAAAAAGATGTCTATCAGGATGCAGAAGGTGACTATATTGTTAACCCGATTTGGCCTGGCTTGATTAAGGTTGGGGATGCAGCAAAGCTATTGTACAACACCCTTAAGTCGCCAAATGCAGATGACTTTGAAAATGGAAAAGAAAATGCAGACTATAAGAAGATTGCTAAGCAACTAAAGGAATGGCATAAAAAGAAGAGTATCAAGAAATTAAGTGTAAAGATCAAGGTGCTCTCTGTTTTACCAGGTAAGCGTAATTATAGTCGGATTAACTATGAAGTAACCTTTATTAAAAAGTATAAAGATAAGAGTAAAAAGAAAGAACGATTGTCGTATCAAAACGCTGTTTTCCACCAAAAAGATGGCAAACAATTGATTCAGACTTTGGGCGACTGCAAGTTAATAAAAACTAAAACAAGTGACTAA
- a CDS encoding DUF4145 domain-containing protein — MEVNFDFVKNSSFKEAFPTAEKIHKLYTIDDYRDVISNSRLLLESLIKKIFKLENLSPYYTVHDGEHRNLRNNTHYLRNELDYPLSIMDLFDEIRRMGNAAVHDNQIEPDQKQAWHCICDLHDILVFLINSYDGQDLYYLRPDIAMEAQTDEDHYYVRQNKQPKIMKLHDHQNTKKKQSASAPKKAKHVKHFSSKQHIEQTNSASQTKTTPSTKDNWLRKIKELFHHD, encoded by the coding sequence GTGGAAGTAAATTTTGATTTTGTAAAAAATAGCAGCTTCAAGGAAGCCTTTCCTACCGCTGAAAAAATCCACAAATTATACACAATTGATGATTATCGTGACGTTATTTCAAATTCACGTCTTCTATTAGAGAGTCTAATCAAAAAAATTTTTAAGTTAGAAAATCTCAGTCCATATTACACAGTTCATGATGGCGAACACCGTAATTTGCGTAATAATACACATTATTTACGCAATGAACTAGATTACCCTCTTTCGATCATGGATTTATTTGACGAAATACGCCGCATGGGCAACGCTGCTGTCCACGATAACCAAATTGAACCAGATCAAAAGCAAGCCTGGCACTGTATTTGTGATTTACACGATATTCTTGTCTTTTTAATTAACAGCTATGACGGTCAAGACCTATATTATTTGCGTCCCGATATTGCGATGGAAGCACAAACTGATGAAGACCATTATTATGTGCGCCAAAATAAGCAACCAAAAATAATGAAATTGCATGATCATCAAAATACTAAGAAAAAACAGTCCGCATCTGCACCAAAAAAGGCGAAACATGTTAAACATTTTTCCAGTAAACAGCATATAGAGCAAACTAACTCTGCGTCACAAACGAAAACTACTCCTTCTACTAAAGACAATTGGTTAAGAAAAATTAAAGAACTCTTTCACCATGATTAG
- a CDS encoding calcium-translocating P-type ATPase, PMCA-type, whose amino-acid sequence MDNHRQKPWAVEQSEVLTNTKTTETGLTEDEVRIRQQAGLNELAAKPPKTVIQMVKEQIFDPMIGILLVAALLSAMFGEYTEAIIIATIVVLNTIIGVVQEKKAQSSLAALRDISAPTAHVIRNGKELIIPAKELVVGDIVTLHDGDMVPADLRLIETANLKIQEASLTGESVPVEKDAAAVLNPDCALGDRINMAFSSSIVTYGRGQGVVTAIGMQTEMGAIAGMLEDQTEVQTPLKRKLAKAGMVLTIIGLIICSLVFAIGAFYGRPLLPQFLVAISLAISIIPEGLPATATIVMALGVKRMVKRNALIKKLPAVETLGNATVICSDKTGTLTLNKMTVTQAATNDFSQSHAVDQLAANKTNQTLAYASALCNDASLNGEKEIGDPTEVALIPFAQKLGFNQSNLKKEFPRLFEQPFDSDRKRMTTLHKIEGQLTVFTKGATDEMLPLCTHIMTDNGVRKITPQDKKQIAHLSHQMQADALRVLGFATKIVDNLPEANADLENNLTFIGIVGMIDPPRKEVAASVKTCREAGIRTIMITGDHKVTALAIAKKLNIYQTGDLAISGTELDQMSDAELDQAVEKATVFARVSPADKLRIIQSLKRNGEVTAMTGDGVNDSPALKAADIGVAMGVTGTDVAKDVADMILLDDSFTTIAHAIKEGRRVYRNIQKVIQFLLVGNIAEITTLFAATIFNWDAPLLAVHILWVNLATATLPALALGVDPASKNIMKHKPVKAGTLFEKDLVIRVITQGIFVALLTLTGYFIGKETGNQVVGQTMAFSILALAQMIRSFNQHSNTDPIWKRSSGNNPWLTVSFIISAFFMGIILFVPAMQDAFHITSLSAGQWLIVVTLALLSIAQVELVKGWAKFRNIFINDNNLIED is encoded by the coding sequence ATGGATAATCACAGGCAAAAACCTTGGGCTGTCGAACAGTCTGAGGTATTAACAAATACAAAAACAACCGAAACTGGTTTAACTGAAGACGAAGTTCGAATACGCCAGCAAGCTGGTTTAAACGAGCTCGCAGCTAAACCTCCTAAAACAGTAATCCAAATGGTCAAAGAGCAGATTTTTGATCCAATGATCGGTATCTTATTAGTAGCTGCCCTCTTATCTGCTATGTTTGGCGAATATACCGAAGCCATTATTATCGCGACAATCGTGGTTCTTAATACCATTATTGGAGTAGTTCAGGAAAAAAAGGCACAGTCTTCTTTAGCTGCGTTACGTGACATATCTGCGCCAACTGCTCATGTAATTCGTAATGGCAAAGAATTAATCATACCGGCCAAGGAATTAGTAGTTGGTGATATTGTTACCTTGCATGATGGGGACATGGTTCCAGCCGATTTGCGCTTAATTGAAACAGCTAACTTGAAAATTCAAGAAGCATCCCTTACTGGTGAATCAGTACCGGTAGAAAAAGACGCAGCTGCTGTTTTAAATCCAGATTGTGCTCTTGGTGACCGCATCAATATGGCTTTTTCTTCCTCAATTGTGACTTATGGTCGTGGTCAAGGCGTCGTGACAGCAATTGGGATGCAAACAGAAATGGGTGCCATTGCTGGCATGTTAGAAGATCAAACTGAAGTACAAACACCATTGAAACGCAAATTAGCTAAAGCCGGCATGGTCTTAACGATTATCGGCTTAATTATTTGTAGTTTGGTCTTTGCAATTGGTGCTTTCTATGGCCGTCCACTTTTACCACAATTCTTGGTTGCTATCTCATTGGCAATTTCAATTATTCCAGAAGGTCTGCCAGCAACCGCGACAATTGTTATGGCCTTAGGCGTTAAACGCATGGTTAAGCGTAACGCTTTGATCAAAAAGTTGCCAGCAGTCGAAACCTTAGGTAACGCCACTGTCATCTGTTCCGACAAAACTGGTACTTTAACCTTAAACAAAATGACTGTTACACAGGCAGCAACGAATGACTTCAGCCAAAGTCACGCAGTTGATCAGCTTGCAGCAAACAAAACCAATCAAACTTTGGCCTATGCTAGCGCTCTTTGTAACGATGCCAGCTTGAACGGTGAAAAAGAAATTGGTGATCCAACTGAGGTAGCCCTAATTCCTTTTGCCCAAAAGCTTGGCTTTAACCAATCTAACTTAAAGAAAGAATTCCCCCGTTTGTTCGAACAACCCTTTGATTCGGACAGAAAACGGATGACAACATTGCACAAAATTGAGGGTCAATTAACGGTCTTCACTAAGGGTGCAACGGACGAAATGTTGCCGTTATGTACACACATTATGACTGACAATGGCGTGCGTAAAATTACACCCCAAGACAAAAAGCAAATTGCCCACTTGTCTCACCAAATGCAAGCTGACGCTTTACGAGTACTAGGATTTGCTACCAAAATAGTGGATAACTTACCTGAAGCAAATGCTGACTTGGAAAATAATTTGACTTTTATCGGGATTGTCGGCATGATTGACCCACCACGAAAAGAAGTTGCAGCATCAGTTAAAACCTGCCGTGAAGCCGGCATTCGCACAATTATGATTACCGGTGACCACAAGGTAACTGCCTTGGCAATTGCGAAAAAGTTAAACATTTATCAGACAGGTGACTTAGCAATCTCGGGAACTGAATTAGACCAAATGTCTGATGCAGAATTAGATCAAGCTGTTGAAAAGGCTACCGTTTTTGCTCGCGTTTCTCCTGCTGACAAACTGCGCATCATTCAAAGCTTAAAGCGAAATGGTGAGGTAACAGCTATGACCGGTGACGGAGTAAACGATTCACCTGCCTTAAAGGCTGCCGATATCGGTGTCGCTATGGGTGTAACGGGTACAGACGTGGCTAAGGACGTGGCTGATATGATCTTGCTTGATGATAGTTTTACCACAATTGCGCACGCTATCAAGGAAGGTCGCCGCGTTTACCGCAACATCCAAAAAGTAATTCAGTTCTTGCTAGTTGGTAACATTGCTGAAATTACCACTTTGTTTGCGGCAACTATTTTTAACTGGGATGCGCCATTATTGGCAGTACACATCTTGTGGGTTAACTTAGCTACAGCCACTCTACCTGCCCTTGCTCTTGGCGTAGACCCAGCAAGTAAAAACATTATGAAACACAAGCCAGTTAAAGCCGGTACTTTATTCGAAAAAGACCTAGTTATTCGGGTTATTACCCAAGGAATATTTGTTGCCCTGCTTACTTTAACTGGTTACTTCATTGGTAAAGAAACCGGCAATCAAGTTGTCGGACAAACCATGGCCTTCAGTATTTTAGCATTGGCCCAAATGATTCGTTCATTTAACCAGCATTCAAATACTGATCCCATCTGGAAAAGATCATCTGGTAATAATCCATGGTTAACAGTGTCATTCATTATCTCTGCATTTTTCATGGGTATTATTCTCTTTGTCCCAGCAATGCAAGATGCATTTCACATTACCAGTTTGTCAGCTGGACAATGGTTAATCGTAGTTACCCTAGCTTTACTTTCAATTGCACAAGTTGAGTTAGTAAAAGGTTGGGCAAAGTTTAGAAATATTTTTATTAATGACAATAATTTAATTGAAGATTAA
- a CDS encoding IS982 family transposase, translating to MNCLKLKRFSHHLQVSFKDLVIICRHWYRLYAPAEFTHRRNIDQIKTTDSLILALLIWQAKTGIESQRRFCECFNCLSHSRFNRRSRQLLQLIYQIRQEMNKKVDLNGHFLIIDSFPVPVCQPIRNYRAKIFRGYANIGYKATKKIYFYGFKVHAIVSDDGYILDYVVTKASVHDAKETVELMENAHPSNYYLLGDEGYLGKELHQQLKQMGYELWTPYRKNMTGAKKHNDHQLMAIRRTIESDFSLLTYYNAENNRTRSLIGFQSRLEIAILAYNLAYCLERFN from the coding sequence TTGAACTGCCTTAAGCTTAAGCGTTTTAGCCACCATTTACAAGTTAGTTTTAAAGATTTAGTGATAATTTGTCGGCACTGGTATCGTTTGTATGCACCGGCTGAGTTTACTCATCGGCGAAATATTGATCAAATTAAAACTACGGACAGTCTGATTTTGGCTTTACTTATCTGGCAAGCTAAGACAGGAATTGAATCACAAAGAAGATTCTGTGAATGTTTCAATTGTTTATCACACTCACGTTTTAATCGGCGTTCACGTCAGCTATTGCAATTGATTTATCAGATACGGCAAGAAATGAATAAAAAGGTTGACCTGAATGGACATTTCTTGATCATTGACAGCTTTCCGGTACCTGTTTGCCAACCAATTCGCAACTATCGTGCTAAAATTTTTCGTGGTTATGCCAACATTGGTTATAAGGCCACCAAGAAAATTTACTTCTATGGTTTCAAAGTTCATGCCATTGTTAGCGATGACGGTTACATTCTTGATTATGTCGTAACAAAAGCATCAGTTCATGATGCCAAGGAGACAGTTGAACTGATGGAAAATGCACATCCATCTAATTACTATCTTCTTGGCGACGAAGGCTATTTAGGCAAAGAACTGCATCAACAGCTAAAACAAATGGGTTATGAACTTTGGACACCATATCGTAAAAATATGACAGGAGCTAAAAAGCACAATGATCATCAATTGATGGCTATTCGCAGAACAATTGAAAGCGACTTTTCGCTTCTGACCTATTACAATGCCGAGAACAATCGAACACGTAGTCTGATAGGCTTTCAAAGCCGGTTGGAAATTGCAATTTTAGCTTATAATTTGGCTTATTGTCTAGAACGATTTAACTAG
- a CDS encoding asparaginase, producing the protein MKKILLLSTGGTIASVASDAGLVPKETGEELIKMLGKLPYDIQVRDILQLDSSNIQPEEWKFIAENIYKYRNDYDGIVVSHGTDTMAYTASMLSFMLKNINIPVVLTGSQVPINVVLSDAHDNLRLAFAAAATCPPDVYLAFHNKVMLGCRSVKVRTTNFDAFESVNVPPVATVSSDGLVFNSEHFQKEHDGQPTLNTKINSHVSLVKLFPGFDPNLLFAMVNSGCRGIVIEAYGLGGMNFIRRNMVAAIGKLIRQGIPVVASSQCLYERSDLTKYEVGREALLEGAISACDMTSESAITKLMWALGQGMDVHQIADFFDTNVAGEVTLK; encoded by the coding sequence ATGAAGAAAATATTATTGCTATCAACTGGGGGAACTATTGCTTCCGTTGCTTCTGATGCAGGCCTAGTACCCAAGGAAACCGGTGAAGAGTTAATTAAAATGTTGGGAAAGTTGCCGTACGACATTCAAGTCCGCGATATTTTGCAATTAGATTCTTCTAATATCCAACCAGAAGAATGGAAATTTATTGCAGAAAATATTTACAAATACCGCAATGATTACGATGGAATTGTTGTTTCACACGGTACTGATACTATGGCCTATACGGCATCAATGTTGTCGTTTATGCTGAAAAATATTAATATCCCGGTTGTGCTGACGGGAAGTCAGGTACCAATTAACGTGGTCCTAAGTGACGCTCACGATAACCTACGGTTGGCTTTTGCAGCTGCAGCAACTTGTCCACCTGATGTTTATTTAGCCTTTCATAATAAAGTTATGCTGGGCTGCCGCAGTGTAAAGGTGCGGACTACCAACTTTGATGCTTTTGAAAGTGTGAATGTACCACCAGTAGCAACCGTTTCTTCCGATGGGTTAGTTTTTAATTCAGAACATTTTCAAAAAGAACATGACGGTCAGCCAACCTTAAATACCAAAATTAATTCGCACGTATCGTTGGTGAAACTATTTCCAGGTTTTGATCCTAATCTGCTTTTTGCGATGGTTAATAGTGGTTGCCGCGGGATTGTTATCGAAGCGTATGGTCTAGGCGGGATGAACTTTATTCGCCGCAACATGGTAGCCGCAATTGGTAAGCTAATTCGTCAAGGTATTCCCGTTGTAGCCAGCAGTCAATGCTTGTATGAACGTAGCGATTTGACCAAATATGAGGTGGGGCGTGAGGCTTTGCTGGAAGGAGCTATTTCCGCTTGTGATATGACTTCTGAGAGTGCGATTACCAAATTAATGTGGGCTTTAGGGCAAGGGATGGACGTCCATCAAATTGCTGACTTTTTTGATACAAATGTTGCTGGAGAAGTAACTCTTAAGTAA
- a CDS encoding MurR/RpiR family transcriptional regulator, whose protein sequence is MDLETAVMKKKESFNETDKAIVSYLLKYPEAASQLSLLELAQKLYVSKSAIFRLSKKLGLSGFSELKFELSELATRKEQNVKNKQTLDFNTDLQKIIAETFKYFKGLNLQPFFADLDQAETIYLYSTGWQQQIIAEYLAHNFFLIGKKAIILPSARDEVALLGRSARENDMLFVISFGGFNKTIIEELKKIDVVNTELKLVSLTSWQTGKLASLSDYSFFFKTTPFQFSKQNAVTFSSAYVLIDLIMNSYGRHCDLR, encoded by the coding sequence ATGGATTTAGAAACAGCGGTCATGAAGAAAAAGGAAAGTTTTAATGAGACCGATAAAGCAATCGTTAGCTATTTATTGAAATATCCTGAAGCAGCAAGTCAGTTGAGTTTGCTGGAATTAGCTCAGAAATTATACGTTTCTAAGTCCGCTATTTTTCGCCTAAGCAAAAAATTGGGATTAAGTGGTTTCAGCGAATTGAAATTTGAATTGTCCGAGTTAGCCACACGAAAGGAGCAAAACGTTAAGAACAAGCAAACGCTAGATTTCAATACGGATTTACAAAAGATCATTGCTGAAACTTTTAAATATTTTAAGGGATTAAACTTACAACCATTTTTTGCGGATTTAGATCAAGCGGAAACGATCTATCTTTACTCTACTGGCTGGCAGCAGCAAATTATCGCGGAATATTTGGCGCATAACTTTTTCTTAATTGGTAAAAAAGCAATTATTTTGCCTAGTGCACGCGACGAAGTGGCATTATTAGGGCGGTCTGCACGGGAAAATGACATGCTGTTTGTTATTTCATTTGGTGGTTTTAATAAAACAATTATTGAAGAACTTAAGAAGATTGATGTCGTGAATACTGAACTGAAATTGGTGTCACTGACTAGCTGGCAAACGGGAAAATTAGCCTCTCTTAGCGACTATAGCTTTTTCTTCAAAACTACGCCATTTCAATTTAGTAAGCAAAATGCGGTAACTTTTAGTTCGGCTTATGTTTTAATTGATCTAATCATGAATAGTTATGGTCGACATTGTGATTTGAGATAA
- a CDS encoding 6-phospho-alpha-glucosidase, which produces MDGKKYSVVIAGGGSTFTPGFVLDLIKSQDKFPLRQLKFYDNDAERQEKIAKAVEIIMKERAPQIKFSYTTDPKEAFTDVDFVMGSIRVGKYHMRSLDEKIPLKYGVNGQETTGPGGMAYGLRSIPAILQIIDWMEEYSPNAWMINYSNTIAIVAEACRRLRPNAKVINICDMPIDDMDRMAAICGLDSWHDIDFNYYGLNHFGWWKEVRNKKTGEDLMPKLKEYVKEHGYWVGGDYDKDTEASWEATFKKVADEYKLEPETLPNNYMQYYYFPQYEVANADPKHTRTDEIREHRQKIVFGECERIVKVGTAKNNIWDISGLHSEYIVDICHAIAFNTHEKFLANCANNGAISNMDPDSIVEVPALFGADGIQPMATGKAGRFQRGLMMEQQTCEKLVVDAYVEHSYNKMLQAFALNKTVPDASVAKKILDDMIPVNAPYWPELK; this is translated from the coding sequence ATGGATGGTAAGAAATATTCAGTAGTTATTGCTGGCGGTGGTAGTACTTTTACTCCAGGATTTGTCCTTGATTTAATCAAGAGTCAGGATAAATTCCCATTAAGACAGTTGAAGTTCTATGATAACGATGCTGAACGGCAAGAAAAGATTGCCAAAGCTGTTGAAATTATCATGAAGGAAAGGGCACCACAAATTAAGTTTTCTTACACAACTGATCCTAAAGAGGCCTTTACTGATGTAGACTTTGTTATGGGATCAATTCGTGTTGGTAAATATCACATGAGAAGCTTGGATGAAAAGATTCCATTAAAATATGGCGTGAATGGTCAAGAAACTACTGGACCCGGAGGAATGGCCTATGGTCTTCGCTCAATTCCCGCAATTTTGCAAATTATTGATTGGATGGAAGAATACTCACCAAATGCTTGGATGATCAACTACTCCAACACAATTGCAATCGTTGCAGAAGCTTGCCGTCGTCTTCGTCCAAATGCTAAGGTAATTAACATTTGTGATATGCCGATTGATGATATGGACAGAATGGCTGCCATTTGTGGTTTGGACAGTTGGCATGATATTGACTTTAACTATTATGGTTTGAATCACTTTGGCTGGTGGAAAGAAGTCCGCAACAAGAAGACTGGCGAAGACTTAATGCCTAAGTTGAAGGAATACGTCAAAGAGCACGGCTATTGGGTAGGTGGCGATTACGACAAGGATACTGAAGCTTCTTGGGAAGCCACCTTTAAGAAAGTTGCCGATGAATATAAGCTAGAGCCAGAAACTTTGCCAAACAATTACATGCAATACTACTACTTCCCACAATATGAAGTTGCTAATGCTGATCCGAAGCATACTCGTACTGATGAAATTCGTGAACACCGGCAAAAGATTGTCTTTGGCGAATGTGAAAGAATCGTAAAGGTGGGAACTGCTAAGAATAATATTTGGGATATTTCAGGTTTGCACTCTGAATATATCGTAGATATTTGTCATGCGATCGCATTTAACACTCATGAAAAGTTCTTAGCTAACTGTGCTAATAACGGTGCAATTTCTAATATGGATCCAGATTCAATTGTTGAAGTACCAGCATTGTTTGGTGCTGATGGCATTCAACCAATGGCTACGGGTAAAGCAGGTCGCTTCCAAAGAGGCTTGATGATGGAACAACAAACTTGTGAAAAATTGGTTGTTGATGCTTATGTTGAACATTCATACAATAAGATGCTGCAAGCATTTGCATTAAACAAGACTGTACCAGATGCTTCCGTTGCTAAGAAGATTTTGGATGACATGATTCCAGTTAATGCTCCATACTGGCCAGAACTTAAATAA